One genomic region from Hyalangium ruber encodes:
- a CDS encoding FKBP-type peptidyl-prolyl cis-trans isomerase, with product MNVRSPLLLVWLLSSACATTSDTSKPAESSPATASQPQTEDQKTLYALGLTLGRSISVFNLTPEELEYVRAGIYAQQKGETPAVDIQEYGPKLQALATSRQSTKASGEKEKSKAYLDKVAQEVGSVKTESGLIYQELKGGTGTSPTASDEVTVHYRGTLINGEEFDNSYKRGEPASFPLGGVIPCWTEGVQRMKVGGKARLVCPSDLAYGDRGAPPDVPGGAALIFEIELLDIAKEAP from the coding sequence ATGAACGTCCGCTCTCCCCTGCTCTTGGTGTGGCTGCTCTCCTCGGCCTGCGCCACCACGTCCGATACCTCCAAGCCGGCGGAGAGCTCGCCCGCCACGGCGAGTCAGCCGCAGACCGAGGACCAGAAGACGCTGTACGCGCTGGGACTCACCCTGGGCCGTAGCATCTCGGTCTTCAACCTGACTCCCGAGGAATTGGAGTACGTCCGGGCCGGCATCTATGCGCAGCAGAAGGGCGAGACGCCCGCCGTGGACATCCAGGAGTACGGGCCGAAGCTCCAGGCGCTCGCCACGAGCCGCCAGTCGACCAAGGCCTCCGGCGAGAAGGAGAAGAGCAAGGCCTACCTGGACAAGGTCGCCCAGGAGGTCGGCTCGGTGAAGACCGAGTCGGGCCTCATCTACCAGGAGTTGAAGGGGGGCACCGGAACCTCTCCCACGGCCTCGGATGAGGTGACGGTTCACTACCGCGGCACGCTCATCAACGGCGAGGAGTTCGACAACTCCTACAAGCGCGGCGAGCCCGCCAGCTTCCCCCTCGGCGGCGTCATCCCTTGCTGGACGGAGGGCGTGCAGCGCATGAAGGTGGGCGGCAAGGCACGCCTGGTGTGCCCGTCCGATCTCGCCTACGGCGATCGGGGCGCTCCGCCCGACGTCCCGGGTG